In the genome of Leopardus geoffroyi isolate Oge1 chromosome B1, O.geoffroyi_Oge1_pat1.0, whole genome shotgun sequence, the window GCAAGATCATATGCAGTCTTCTAGGCCGTGGTATCTGGAGATCAGACACTGTCCTGGGAGCAAGGAGAAATCACAGAAAGGTTTTAATCAGGAGAGTGACATTGCAGAATTGTGTTTTCAGAGTTGTCCTGGCTGCAGCGTGACTGCCAGGAGGACTGTGAGGAGGCCTTTTCAGTAACCCGGTGGTGGTAGTTAAGATGAGAGTGGCTGATGGGACGGGTTCAGTGAGGCCTTGGTGAAAGACTACCAGGTCACCATGGCTTGGGCATCTGACTGGCATCTTTCACTGAAATCTGGAACCGAAGAGGacaggcagtgggagggagggactgtGTTTCGTTTCAGACATGTTGAGTATGAGATTGCCGTGGAATATTTCCAAGTAAAAATATCCAAGAGGCAGAGTAAATACTGACCTAAAGTTCCTGGACCTTGTGTTCTCAACTGCATTCAGGTTAAGTCCATTAAAGATTATCCGcgtccctcttgctctctgttgttTTTGAGAGTCAGTTCATCTTTATCTGTTTCAGTGTGACTTCACACCGGAAGCTTCGCCCTTCTGCATGTTTGTTTCCGCatccaaaatgaaaaggcagacaAGATGATCTTCATTAGCTGTTTTTGTTTAAACCCTGTCAGacactgctctttttttcttttcaaagggaTTGGAAGATGGAGTTGGGGAAGTTTCTAGTCCTTGTTTGCCAGAATACAATTTGAGCTTTTCCGGTTGTGTATTCTTATGCTAAAAAAAAGGCTTATTCAGATGTATATTGTGAGCCCTCAACAACTGTATCCAGAGGTGCGAAAGGAGAAAGGATGTTGCTGGATCTGGAGTAATGGGAGAGGACTGACCCATCACCCTCTCAGCAGAGGGTCGGATTAGGCCCAGACACAAAGCCCTGGCCACCTGATCCCTCCCCTCACTGGGGGGTCAAGAGCCTATGTAGTCAAGGGGagtctctctacccacccccctccccaccccctgccaaacTGTGGTCATCCTAATGGGCTCAGGGCAgcaaactttctctttttttcagcctTCCCATCCTATTAAGTTGAGCAGGATCAGCAGTGACTCAGGAAGGTGAAACCCACTAGAGCCAGCCCATCTGCTCCCCTGCTGCTGCCCGCACCTTTGTTGGTTCATCTGTGTGTGTGAAGGGCTTGTGCTATGGAAAACCTGTCTAttcagttgttttaattttctcaagaCCACACATTAGCAaccaaaaagaatatacaaattcAGCTTACTACCGTCTTCTGCCAAGAGAGAGTATGTGGGTTTTCAGAGATTCCTCAGTATCCTAGTGAAATGTACGTGTCTGTGAGGGCTTGCTTTGCCACAGGTGTGACCGTAGCTTGGTCCAGCTGTCCCCACCGTGCCTGTATTGCTCTGTCACTAGTGGCTCTGAGCCAAGCAGGTGCTGTCAGGCTGGATCTGCTTTGACCCTCCAGTTTCTCTCACAGAACAAGTCCACAATCATTGCTCTCATTTGCATCTTCTCTCTCGAAGtatttcatccattcattaaacaaattGCTGTGTagcaggtactgtgctaagctcTTTGAGAGCAACATGCATAACACTTGGCTCAAGCATCTTGATCCATTAAGAAAGGCAAGAAGGCAACTtgtatcagtggttctcaaatttagGCATCCATCAGATTCACCTGGGGGGGGCagaattctgattcagtaggtctgtaCTGGAgctaagaatttgcatttctgccaagctcccaggtgatgccgcTGGTGTGGCCACCATACTTTGAGAAGTACTGACTCACAGGACTGGGTGCACTGTGGGTGCCGTAGTGCAGCTATGAAGATAAAGTTTGGGAACGCGGAGGAAGGAGTAGTAAATAGTTTGACTTGGCTTATtcacctttcttcctttcatttcaccTGTACTTCCTGGGTCAGATGTTTCTGCGTTTTGTGAGGCCCTAAAGGCTCACTTGAGGACTCCCTCAGCATTCCAAAGTACTTCAGGCACTGAAGTCTGTGTTAGGAGAGCCTGTTTGGTTCTGTCCCACTCATTCCCAAAGTCATCCCagtgttctttgtttcttcccctGCTCCGGCTGCTCttggccctccctccctccggtGGGTTTTTTTCAGGAGCTGCAGGAATGAGTTCAGTCTTCAGACTTGGAAGAGgagcttactttttctttttttttaaatgtttatttttgagagaatgcaagagacagagtgtgagcagggaagggggcagagagagagggagacacagcatccaaagcaggctccaggctccaggctccgagctgtcaacacagagcccaatgtggggctcaaactcacgaatcgagagatcacgccctgagtcgaagttggatgattaactgactaagcgacccaggtgccccaagaggaacTTACATTAAAAACCTttccaaaggggcgcctgggtggcgcagtcggttaagcgtccgacttcagccaggtcacaatctcgcggtccgggagttcgagccccgcgtcaggctctgggctgatggctcagagcctggagcctgtttccgattctgtgtctccctctctctctgcccctcccccgttcatgctctgtctctctctgtcccaaaaataaataaacgttgaaaaaaaaaaattttttttaaaaaaccgtTCCATGGGTGAGCACAGCTATAACAGCAGTTTTCAGTGTTCTCTGGAACCCTGGTGTACCTGGGAAACAGACATGGGGGTTGAAGTCCTCCAGCTACCCCACCACCAAGGCAACCAAAATTCActacactttatttaaaaagggaTTCTGGGGAAAGTTAGTTTGAAGAAAGGGTTCcaactgcttttattttgaactttgaaAATTACTGTTCTGTAACATGTGTTCCAGTTCAAGCCTCCTTTTTgctcatggtttttgttttagtgtgGCAAATACTGAAAGGATTGGGAAATTTTAGATCTAGTTCCTATGGATATTTCCTAAGTTTTcctttaataaagaaaacagtgGTGTATCTTCAAGCAGCTTTTAAAGTTTTCCACCAGGCCCCATTAAGTCTACCAAGCATTATTACACACTAAGTGCTAGTCTCAGAGCTGGCGCCAGGGGTGCAGGCTGGATCCTGCCTTCCTGAGCTCTCACTGGCCAACCGGTGGGCACTTGGTTTTGAGgactcctcctctccccagtgcCTTCCAGCTCAGAGCGTTTCCACTGGCACGTTTTGAGCTCATCTTCCTCCCGACCAGCCCACTCTGCTGCACATCTCTTGACATTTATGGTAACTCCAGATTGCGTCacaaggggagaagggaagggtggTGAGATGTGTGACGGGATTTATCCAATGTGAGTTCGCTCCAGTCTCTCTTAGGCCTTCACTCCACTACCTGACTTGTACTGTCAGCAGCTTTGGGTTGGGGACTTTGTTTCCAAATGTCCCATTCTGGGCTAGGTTTAGTGCAGATGCAGGTCAGTGAATAGTCTGCGAGCATCAGTCTAGACCCAGTGGGAAGTAATGCTGTAGGATAAAAATGTAGACATGTCTGGAAATCATAAATCCCATCTGTCAAGGCTGAGATTGAAACCCTGACTCCCCCTATctccactatctctctctctaggaTCAGATAGCTTTTgccaaaaaagttttatttaattccGTGGGAGTGCTTGAATTTATGCCCCATTTCTAGGATCAGATGTCAGaaaagacatttcatttttaaaactttcaccCCCAACTTGGCCAGTTCCCATTAGGCAACAGGATGAGGAAGGGCTGCCATCAGGCTGCAGGCCCTGCGTAGTCCTCTCTGCTGGCATTTAGAGTCTCCTGCTGTCACAGTAGGACTGAGCAAGCATGGGCTAAGACATTAGTGTGCTGGGTCCTGAgactttcttgacttttttttttttttctttttttctttttttaaaggctcaGAATGTCTTAAAATAGCATGGTAGCTGaaataacagtaacaacaacaacaataatagctTGCCATTCCTGAGAATGGTTGTTTGTTTGAAATCCGAGGCATGGGTTCTGGCAACAGTTTCCACAAGCGGGGCTCCCACAAGAGTTGCTCTAATGGAAATCATATGGTCTCATCATGACCGGAAACACAGAGGTCTGTTAAGCATTCTCCCAATCCCTCTGTTAGGAATTTTCTTACAGAAGCTTCAGACACCTACATACCCTAGAACTGGAAATAGGTGGTGTAGACCTGATCATTTTAAAGAGGCTTATGATGCTACTGTTATCCCCTTCAAATAGTATCAGTCTACTCTTTGAGCTAGGCTTTCCAGCCTGGATATGCACACAGTCTGTATTCCCATCACTAAGTCCTgaggaggacttttttttttttttttttttttttttttttaactgccttgTTGAGAAAGGGATTCGGGGAGTCCGGCCAGCCATGGTTACAGCACTCCACATTGTCGAGATCCACAGGCTGCCTTCTGAATGGATAGTCCCTAGTAAGCTCTGGAATCTCCATCTTTTCAGAAGTTCTTGCCATGCTGGCCAGCTGTGGAAAAACTCCCCAGGTTCACAGGCACCTCAGGCTCGGCTGCTTTCCGGTTGCTCCGTACAGCAGTTCCCACATCACATTCAGGGAAGTTCTGTTTCCAGCCCCCTTCCCACACTAAAAACCCTGCCCAGAGCCAGAGTTTTGGCAGATGGTGAGAATGAGTGAGACCTGGAATAAGCAGGCCTAGGGTGACTTCTTCCATGTGGGAAGGAGTGAAATGACTTGATTGACCTTGGGTCACGTGCACTCTAGACTTCTGGAAAGTCCTGAATGGCAGAGTCTCTAATGGCTTTATAAGTCACCTTTTCCTGACTCCTTCAGCAGTCCTGGGTAGCATCCTTGGCCTACTTGATTTCAGATTTTGACAGGTGATAAAAGCACATACTGAGATTGCTGCTTTACAGAGTCCAGATTCATAAGTATTGACTGAtgttatttttgcctttgctGAGACGCTCCCTCATGTGTTTGCTGTTACTTTAATGGATTGCTTCCTGATACATTCTGAGCCCCGGGCACTTGCCCTTCAATCTGGCAAACTGCAGCTTGACCTGAATGGAATCAGATTGAGACCAGTCAGTTGGCAACATgactcacttttttttcctagaaaatataGTTTGTGTAAGCAGTGACTGTGAATGTTCTAATTTGCATCTTTGTGGAGCTTAACTTTAATCAGGATACTCCAGCCTTTTTCACTTCTATTCtctgaatttttaacattttaaatgtcttgtaggcacagcgtctggctctgtgcttctGAGTGTTAAATGGGTAATGCTTGGTGATCATGACTTACCGGTTAGTAGTAATTACCCTTCTAAGCAGAGAAGTCCTACGGTTCAGGTCTGTTTGGGTCCTGCCAGCAAGCCATTATTCTCTCAGAGACTCTGCAGTGGGTTTTCATGGGATATCTCCTACCagttgtctttcttcctcttttcctcggAGGGCCACGTGTGCGGTTTTGTGCAGGAAATCCCCACTGTTCTTGTGTTCCCCCAGCTCCAGTTGGAAAGACATCAGAGTGTCCGGGGCAGAGCCCAGGCCCGACATCTCAGCAGGCCAGACAGGCAGCAGATGCCTGTTGCcttttttcactttgtatttaCCATTCCCTTGCTTAGAGTTTGGGGACCAAAACCAGCAGGTTATTAAAGGAACGAGAGTAATTTGACTCCTGACATCGATTGGGGCTCGGGgttgtttggtgttttgtttctgatttgaAAGCAGCTGTTTGGTAACCACTAACTCTTCCCTTATTCTTTTCTTGCAGATGAGCTCACAGTGCCTGCACTTTACCCCAGTAGCCCTGAAGTGTGGGCCCCGTACCCTCTGTACCCAGCGGAGTTAGCGCCTGCTCTACCTCCTCCTGCTTTCACCTATCCCGCTTCACTGCATGCCCAGGTAATTTATACCCATCGGCCACGACTTCACTCACTCCACCACCGGTCCTTTCAAACCCGGTTCCCCAGAGCACACCGTACAACTAACACCTATCCAAGCTAACAGACCCACCTGCAGGAGATTAATGATTCCCTCTCAATCAAGCTGACACTCCAGGACTTGGGGATCATCTGACAGCAATGATATCACCCACTGCCTGATGTTTGCCCCAAATGACACCTCTCTCTTCCTTAATGATCTCACCCTCCTATCACACACGAGAGACTGGGCCCAGCCAGCTAGAGGGCGTCACCAGACCGTAGTCGTGTGTGCCTGGTTGTGCGGAAGGGCTGCAGAGGGAGGTGTCCACTTGTCGCAGGACTTACGTGTCTGTGTGTGAACCTGTGTATTGAGAGATCTCTGCTGTCATGTTCCCTCAGGTCTAGTGACCAAAGGGGAAAGTTGGGAGCTTCCAGGAAGACCGCGTGCTGTCTTACATGTGTTACGGGAAAGATTAAGGGTTCCTCTTTCCACTTTTAGGAAACCCTGTATAAAAGGAGGTACCAGTGTAGTTTTGAGAATGTAATTACAAGTCAAAGTAAAGGTTTCTGATCTGACCCACTCCTTCTCAGTGAAGAGTAGCCTGAGTTTTATAAACTCCCTTGTTTCTTCACAAAGATTACTATCTACATACCAACCTTCCTCTtcccctggaaaaaaaatcttgctctTAGTTTTGCTTCTAGTGCAAGTAATAGTAATGAATGTTCGGGTTCAGAGTGACGACCAACAGCAAGAGAGAATATAGATTTCATTTGTCTTAGCGCACGCGGAACTCTTTCTAAAAGCAGGAAAGCCTGGTTTCTGAAAAGCTTTGGCCTAGACAGACAggagggatttttttgttttgtgtttatttacaaGGCTGGATGAAATACACAGCTTCCCAGAATACTCTTCCTTCTGACTTACAGCTCTTTCATGTTGTACAGAATTCACCGTGTTGTATAAAACACGCACGGGCGGTCCCCCAGCTGACATCCTCACAGGCCACGGGGTCAGGAGTGTTGGTGGCTGCCTATGCTCCCATTCTCTTCCAGCAGGGTTACCAGTGCTTCGTGCACATGCTGACGACCCAGCTTCCCAGGCCCGTACAAGCAGACTGCGGAGAGAGGACCCAGGCACCACCCGGTGTGGTGACCCTCGGTGTGGGAAGGGGAGGTAGAAAGCAGTACCAGTAGTGAGGGGAAAAGTAGATGGTGGTGGTGAGAGCACCGGGCGCAGAGCGTCACTTCTGGTAGTAGCAGTCCTAAGACTGATGACCCAGGTTCCATCCAGATCAGCTGTGctctctgcttccccttcccttctcttcccttcctgccaTTGCTTCCACCTTTGTCTGTGTCAGTGCTTGGTCTCCTGGCAGGTAGCAGAGGAGCGAGAACGGATAAAACTTAAGCCAGTGGACATATCTTCTGCTGAGTCCTCGAAATGTTCGTAGTGGCCTCAGGGATAACTTTGTCGATGACTGGGAGCAACTCAAAGAGGCCCCTCTGTTGGTGGGCCCGCCCCCATCATCCATGGATAAGTCTTCATTCCTCTTGCTAGAGTGCTTAAATACAGATGGACAGTTGAGGCAAATGTTAATACTATGAAATGGTGCCAAGTTTGTGGAGTCATCTGAATATTGATGGCTTTGGTTAATCAGCAACAAAGCCTTTCACCGTTATCTGGGAAAGGCAAGAATTGACATTGGCCAGAAAGGACTGGGAATGGTAGTTTTGGGGCCCTAACATCTGGGTAACTTGCCCTCTATGTAACGGATGAAATCCAAAGTATATCTGGGGTTGTGGGAGAAGGAACTAAAGAGTCTTAAGAGATTAGAAAGCCCATGCCGTTGTGACGAAGGTTAGGGAGAGACAGTGCTAAGATTCAGTGACTCGACCATTTGACTAAACGGGATGTGTTGCCCATGGTGGCACCCTCCCCTGTGAGTTCTTCCTCGATCTCAAGATTTTCCCAACCTGGAATCCACTTGGCTCTGCCACATCGGTCCTAGAGTTGGTGGAACTCTCATCTGATATCAGTGAGATCCTTGCGCTCAACCCCACAACTTGGTTGGAGTCATTCCCAGTGACGCTTGGGTTCTGTATCCTAAAGGCTTGTGAACAGATgtggttatttaaatttctttgtcCAATATGAGAATCATGGAATGAACTGGTAGGGGCTTTACCGGTGAGCAGGTCTggcccattttacagttgaggaaacaggcTGGAGAAGATGGAGAGAGTTCTCCAGAGTTGCGAATGGCTCTGCCATGACTGGAGCCAGGTCACCCGACTCCCAGGCCTTGCTCTTTCCACGCCTCAGTGCTGGCTCACCAAAAGCTTAACTCTTTGATGCAATTTTGGAAAGGCCTCACTCCAGTGACTCCTTGGATCTTTCTTCTCTCAGTAGATGAGAAGCCTGTAAGAAGAGACTTGGAGGCAAAGACAAGGGAATCAGAACTTACCTTCACCCAAAGGGTCTGAGAGAATTTTTATTAACTGGAGGTAGAGCAGTGGGGAAGACCAAATGGAGCAATGCCCTTAGTGGAtgattctggttttgtttggAGATCTTacttgtatgtctttggagaagcttttatattattttgtttttcttagcaaTGTTGTGCTCTGTTTTgagacttggattttttttttcttctagtgttTCTCTCCTGAGGCAAAGCCCAACACACCTGTCTTTTGTCCACTTCTCCAGCAAATTAGATTTGTCTCTGGGAATGTGTTTGTAACATACCAACCTACTGCAGACCAGCAGAGGGAGCTCCCATGTTGAATTTGCTTGTTAGCTACTTTTCCCCGTTttgcaaaaattatttcttggtaACATTTGAgagatttcaataaaaattttaatccgAGCAAAAATTATCTCACGTAGACTGCAGCGTTTTGTTTTCATGATGATGCGAGTTTGGAGCTAAGATGTTATCTCTGAGATGGTGGGAGAATTGGGCCGCCGTGGCACTGATCACACACTTCGTGGGAGAGGGCCTCAGAGCACCCAGGGAGACTTGGCCCAGAGTCGAGGGCTTGCTGCCGCAGCCAGTCTCTTCTTGGGTTCCCGAACCATCAAGAGCTGCGCATTGGAAGATTCTCTTTCTAGCATCTGTGGGTCGCCTCTGCCTGGAGATCTTGCTTCAACGGGGATGGTGTGTTGGCTATCGGAAGCCTGTTTGAAGCAAATAGATGTGCTTTCCAGTTTGTCCGCCCTGATCCAGAGGAAGGAGGACCCAGGGGACAGAAAGTGTCATTGAAAACGAGTTGCGTCTTCTAGTTCTACTCCAGCTTCCATCTGTGGTCTGGTGCCTCCGGGTCTAAATTGAAGATGCTTATTTGACACCAAATCACAATTCTGAAGCATTATTGCATAAGGCAATGGGACTGTAAGCTGCAGTACTGCCTTATTAGTTGTAGAGATGATGCAGCCAACAAGTGATTTCTAAGATCATTAACATTTTTAGACATGATCACCCTGTCCTTGgtatttgaaatgtattaaatatattatgtaagTCACTGTGAACAGGAGGGGAGGTTTCATCCATGGCTTTTAGGAAAGTTAGACTCTCAAAAGAACATAGTGGTTCCTGTCACATCATACTCACACATCTCCGCTTTATCAGTCTGGGTTCGGTTTTGCTTGTTAGCAATCATTGGGTCTTGTTGCTGACAGGGCAGAGAGGAAGCCAATAAAGTGCACTGTTCTCATTACATTCTAGAAACAATACCATTTACCCTTGACCAGAGCCACGTTGTTGGTCCAGAAACTTCTACAGGTAAGTAGGGCTGAGAGAGCAGGTCCCAGTTACCTGTTTCTCCTTCAGAGGCCTCATTCACCCTAACGGCAGATCTTACAGGGCTTACGACTGGAACCCATCACCTGCACGTAAACAAAAGGTTTTAACATCCCAACACAGACCTCCCAGGGTAAGACACGCCCCTAGGGAGGTGCCTTGTGACACATTGGAAATACTTTAAAGGTTAGACccaaaatcaatgtaaaaatgGACCGTGGGAAAGTGACCCAGGCAAACGGAAGAAAGATCACGGGCGGAGACGGGAGCCAAGGATGGTGTCCGGGCACTAACTCCAGAGCTGCTCACCCACCGCCGTATCCAGGCATTGACTCCGCAGCAACAGGCAGC includes:
- the RBPMS gene encoding RNA-binding protein with multiple splicing isoform X3 codes for the protein MNNGGKAEKENTPNEANLQEEEGIRFDPEIPQTLRLEFAKANTKMAKNKLVGTPNPSTPLPNTVPQFIAREPYELTVPALYPSSPEVWAPYPLYPAELAPALPPPAFTYPASLHAQCFSPEAKPNTPVFCPLLQQIRFVSGNVFVTYQPTADQQRELPC